A region from the Paraburkholderia youngii genome encodes:
- the polA gene encoding DNA polymerase I has protein sequence MPEERSLEGKTLLLVDGSSYLYRAYHAMPDLRGPEGGPTGALYGMINMLRRMRKEVTAEYSACVFDAKGKTFRDDWYPEYKANRPSMPEDLARQIEPIHVAVRALGWPLLMIDRVEADDVIGTLCTEAEKLGMNVVVSTGDKDLAQLVSNRVTLVNTMTNETLDRDGVVAKFGVPPERIIDYLSLIGDTVDNVPGVEKCGPKTAVKWLTQYESLDGIVEHASEIKGAVGDNLRRALDFLPMARKLVTVERHCDLTGHIVSIEESLPSLPESREELRDLFTRHGFKTWLREVEIADAVEGPETDVPPALSVDHERHYETVQTWEQLDAWLDKINAAEMTSFDSETTSLDPMIARIVGLSLSVEAGRAAYVPLAHRGPDAPVQLPLDEVLAKLKPWLESADHKKVGQHLKYDEQVLANYGIEMRGVEHDTLLESYVLESHRTHDMDSLALRHLGVKTIKYEDVAGKGAQQIGFDEVALDKAAEYAAEDADITLRLHQALYPQIAAEKSLDHVYREIEVPTSRVLRKMERTGVLIDAEKLRQQSSEIATRLIELEGKAYELAGGEFNLGSPKQIGQIFFEKLELPVIKKTPSGAPSTDEEVLQKLAEDYPLPKILLEHRGLSKLKSTYTDKLPRMVNPQTGRVHTNYAQAVAVTGRLASNDPNLQNIPVRTVEGRRIREAFIAPPGHKLVSADYSQIELRIMAHISGDESLMRAFSQGEDIHRATASEIFNVTPLEVSSDQRRVAKVINFGLIYGMSAFGLASNLGITRDAAKMYIDRYFARYPGVARYMDETRLSAKAKGYVETVFGRRLWLPEINGGNGPRRQAAERAAINAPMQGTAADLIKMSMIAVQNWIEDSKIGTRMIMQVHDELILEVPDAELSEVRKHLPELMCGVAALKVPLVAEVGAGLNWEEAH, from the coding sequence ATGCCTGAAGAACGAAGCCTTGAAGGTAAGACCCTGCTGTTGGTCGACGGTTCGAGTTATCTGTACCGGGCCTACCATGCGATGCCTGATCTGCGCGGCCCCGAGGGTGGCCCGACGGGTGCGCTCTACGGGATGATCAACATGCTGCGGCGCATGCGCAAGGAAGTCACAGCAGAGTATAGCGCGTGCGTGTTCGACGCCAAGGGCAAAACGTTTCGCGACGACTGGTATCCGGAGTACAAGGCGAACCGTCCATCGATGCCGGAAGATCTTGCCCGTCAGATCGAGCCGATTCACGTCGCGGTGCGTGCGCTCGGCTGGCCGCTGCTGATGATCGATCGTGTCGAAGCGGACGACGTGATCGGCACGCTGTGCACCGAGGCGGAAAAGCTCGGCATGAACGTGGTCGTGTCGACCGGTGATAAAGACCTCGCGCAGCTCGTGTCGAACCGCGTTACGCTTGTCAATACGATGACCAACGAAACGCTCGACCGCGACGGCGTGGTCGCGAAGTTCGGTGTGCCGCCGGAGCGCATCATCGACTATCTGTCGCTGATCGGCGATACCGTCGACAACGTGCCGGGCGTCGAGAAATGCGGTCCGAAAACCGCGGTCAAATGGCTGACGCAGTATGAGTCGCTGGATGGCATCGTCGAGCATGCGAGCGAGATCAAGGGCGCGGTCGGCGATAATCTGCGCCGTGCGTTGGACTTCTTGCCGATGGCGCGCAAGCTCGTCACAGTCGAGCGTCATTGCGATCTGACCGGGCACATCGTGTCGATCGAAGAAAGCTTGCCGAGCCTACCCGAGTCGCGCGAAGAGTTGCGAGATTTGTTCACGCGCCACGGCTTCAAGACGTGGCTGCGCGAAGTCGAGATTGCCGACGCGGTCGAAGGTCCGGAAACCGACGTGCCGCCCGCGTTGTCCGTCGATCACGAGCGCCACTACGAGACCGTGCAAACATGGGAGCAGCTCGACGCGTGGCTGGACAAGATCAATGCGGCCGAAATGACTTCGTTCGATTCCGAAACCACGTCGCTCGACCCGATGATCGCGCGGATCGTCGGCTTGTCGCTGTCGGTGGAAGCAGGCCGCGCGGCGTATGTGCCGCTCGCGCATCGCGGCCCCGACGCGCCGGTGCAGCTGCCGCTCGACGAAGTGCTCGCGAAGCTCAAGCCGTGGCTCGAAAGCGCGGACCACAAGAAGGTCGGCCAGCATCTGAAGTACGACGAACAGGTGCTCGCGAATTACGGCATCGAAATGCGCGGCGTCGAGCATGACACGCTGCTCGAATCGTACGTGCTCGAATCGCATCGCACGCACGACATGGACAGCCTCGCGCTGCGTCATCTCGGCGTGAAGACGATCAAGTATGAAGATGTCGCGGGCAAGGGCGCGCAGCAGATCGGCTTCGACGAAGTCGCGCTCGACAAAGCCGCCGAATATGCGGCCGAAGACGCAGACATCACGCTGCGTTTGCATCAGGCCTTGTATCCGCAAATCGCCGCGGAGAAGTCGCTCGACCACGTGTATCGCGAGATCGAAGTACCGACTTCGCGCGTGCTGCGCAAGATGGAGCGCACCGGCGTGCTGATCGACGCGGAGAAGCTGCGTCAGCAGAGCAGCGAGATCGCCACGCGTCTGATCGAGCTCGAAGGCAAGGCATACGAACTGGCCGGCGGTGAATTCAACCTCGGCTCGCCGAAGCAGATCGGGCAGATTTTCTTCGAGAAGCTCGAACTGCCGGTCATCAAGAAGACGCCGAGCGGCGCGCCGTCCACCGACGAAGAAGTGCTCCAGAAGCTCGCCGAAGACTACCCACTGCCGAAGATCCTGCTCGAACATCGCGGCTTGTCGAAGCTGAAGTCGACCTATACCGACAAGCTGCCGCGCATGGTCAATCCGCAAACCGGCCGCGTGCATACGAACTACGCGCAGGCCGTCGCGGTGACGGGGCGGCTCGCGTCGAACGATCCGAACCTGCAGAACATTCCGGTGCGTACCGTCGAAGGCCGGCGCATCCGCGAAGCGTTCATCGCGCCGCCGGGTCACAAGCTCGTATCCGCCGATTACTCGCAGATCGAATTGCGCATCATGGCGCACATCTCCGGCGACGAATCGCTGATGCGCGCTTTCTCGCAGGGCGAAGACATTCACCGCGCCACGGCATCGGAAATCTTCAACGTGACGCCGCTCGAAGTGTCGAGCGATCAGCGGCGCGTCGCGAAGGTCATCAACTTTGGTCTCATCTACGGCATGAGCGCGTTCGGCCTCGCGTCGAATCTCGGCATCACGCGCGATGCGGCGAAGATGTATATCGACCGCTATTTCGCGCGCTATCCCGGTGTCGCTCGCTATATGGACGAGACGCGCTTGAGCGCGAAGGCGAAGGGCTACGTCGAAACGGTGTTCGGCCGCCGACTGTGGCTGCCCGAGATCAACGGCGGCAACGGTCCGCGCCGTCAGGCCGCGGAGCGGGCCGCGATCAACGCGCCGATGCAGGGCACCGCTGCCGACCTGATCAAGATGTCGATGATCGCCGTGCAGAACTGGATCGAAGACTCGAAGATCGGCACGCGCATGATCATGCAGGTGCACGACGAACTGATTCTCGAAGTGCCAGACGCTGAGCTATCCGAAGTCCGCAAGCATCTGCCAGAACTGATGTGCGGCGTCGCCGCGCTGAAGGTGCCGCTGGTCGCCGAAGTTGGCGCGGGGCTGAACTGGGAGGAGGCGCATTGA
- a CDS encoding NAD(P)/FAD-dependent oxidoreductase — MHRFIVVGGGAGGLELATRLGDRYGAGKKGRSAQAQVTLVDRFPTHIWKPLLHEVAAGSMDPFTQELPYAAQARWHGFEFQQGDLIALDRANRRITLGTVLDDDGAELLPERVLEYDTLVIAIGSTTAFFGVKGAAEFSIALDTVSEAERFRKRLIAACMRAEHHAHEPVESRPGPGTWTSSEPRIQVAIVGGGATGVELSAELRNTAQVLSAYGLHKLDPRHDVGIVLIEAGPRILPALQERVSTATAELLTKLGVKLMIGETVAEVAPGYIRTASGHTVRADLTVWAAGIKAPAVLTQLDGLPVNRLGQLIVRRTLQTEIDDNIFALGDCAACEWPGNERNVPPRAQAAHQQASFLMKGLAARLENRPLPEFTYRDFGSLVSLGHFSAVGNLMGGVIGGNMLIEGLFARFMYMSLYRLHIAALHGYPRMVLDTFAHWLRRTTLPRVKLH; from the coding sequence ATGCATCGATTTATCGTCGTTGGCGGAGGTGCGGGAGGGCTGGAACTGGCGACGCGTCTTGGCGATCGCTATGGGGCCGGCAAGAAAGGGCGCAGCGCGCAGGCCCAGGTCACGCTGGTCGATCGCTTTCCGACGCATATCTGGAAGCCGCTGCTGCACGAGGTGGCGGCGGGCAGCATGGACCCGTTCACGCAGGAGCTCCCTTACGCGGCGCAGGCGCGCTGGCATGGCTTCGAGTTCCAGCAGGGCGATCTGATCGCGCTCGACCGCGCGAACCGGCGCATTACGCTCGGCACCGTGCTCGATGACGACGGCGCTGAACTGCTGCCCGAACGCGTGCTCGAGTACGATACGCTGGTCATCGCGATCGGCAGTACCACGGCCTTCTTCGGCGTCAAGGGAGCGGCCGAATTCTCGATTGCACTGGATACGGTTAGCGAGGCGGAGCGTTTCCGCAAGCGCCTGATCGCGGCGTGCATGCGCGCCGAACATCACGCGCACGAGCCCGTCGAGTCGCGACCGGGACCCGGCACGTGGACGTCCAGCGAGCCGCGCATTCAGGTGGCGATCGTCGGCGGCGGCGCGACGGGGGTCGAGTTATCGGCGGAATTGCGCAATACCGCCCAGGTGTTGTCCGCGTACGGCTTGCACAAGCTCGATCCGCGGCATGACGTCGGCATCGTGCTGATCGAGGCGGGCCCACGCATCCTGCCCGCGTTGCAGGAACGCGTTTCCACGGCCACCGCCGAATTGCTGACCAAGCTCGGCGTGAAGCTGATGATCGGCGAGACCGTGGCCGAGGTTGCGCCGGGCTACATCCGCACCGCCAGCGGTCACACGGTGCGAGCCGATCTGACCGTGTGGGCGGCGGGCATCAAGGCGCCGGCGGTGCTCACTCAACTCGACGGCTTGCCGGTCAACCGGCTCGGTCAGCTGATCGTGCGCCGTACGCTGCAAACCGAGATCGACGACAACATCTTCGCGCTCGGCGACTGCGCGGCCTGCGAGTGGCCGGGCAACGAGCGCAACGTGCCCCCGCGCGCGCAGGCCGCGCATCAGCAGGCGAGCTTTCTGATGAAGGGACTGGCGGCGCGCCTCGAGAACAGGCCGCTACCGGAGTTCACTTATCGCGACTTCGGCTCGCTGGTCTCGCTCGGACACTTCAGCGCGGTCGGCAATCTGATGGGCGGGGTGATCGGCGGCAATATGCTGATCGAAGGGCTGTTCGCGCGCTTCATGTACATGTCGCTGTACCGGCTGCATATCGCGGCGCTGCACGGCTATCCGCGCATGGTACTGGACACCTTTGCGCATTGGTTGCGCCGTACCACGCTGCCGCGCGTCAAGCTGCACTGA
- a CDS encoding dienelactone hydrolase family protein, whose translation MLKPEVDCLIPHVPFDRRTFMKAALGTGFAAAVLPVSAQTIHTDSDGLEAGEVAFHSGSTLIPAYRAQPKGKTHLPVILVVHEIFGVHEHIADVCRRFAKQGYLAIAPNLYEREGDPTAYPSMQQLNEQLVSKVPDEQVLADLDAAAAWAGENGGDLNRLGVNGFCWGGRISWLYAEHNPRVKAGVAWYGRVTGAKNAMTPANPLDLVADLHAPVLGLYGRQDQSIPQDTLEQMKQAVAQGPQAGRGSQFVVYDDAGHAFFADYRPSYKKADAEDGWRRTLVWFKQHGVA comes from the coding sequence ATGCTGAAGCCTGAAGTTGATTGTCTGATTCCGCACGTTCCCTTCGATCGGCGCACCTTCATGAAGGCGGCGCTCGGCACTGGTTTCGCGGCAGCGGTGCTGCCCGTCTCGGCGCAGACCATCCATACCGACAGCGACGGCCTCGAAGCAGGGGAAGTGGCGTTCCATTCGGGCAGTACGCTGATACCGGCCTATCGCGCGCAGCCGAAGGGCAAGACGCATCTGCCGGTGATCCTCGTCGTGCATGAAATCTTCGGCGTCCACGAGCATATCGCCGACGTGTGCCGGCGCTTCGCGAAGCAGGGCTATCTGGCGATCGCGCCGAACCTGTACGAGCGCGAGGGCGACCCGACCGCTTACCCGAGCATGCAGCAACTCAACGAGCAGTTGGTCAGCAAAGTGCCCGACGAGCAGGTGCTGGCCGACCTCGACGCGGCCGCCGCGTGGGCCGGCGAGAACGGCGGCGACCTGAACCGGCTCGGCGTCAACGGCTTTTGCTGGGGCGGGCGCATCTCGTGGCTGTATGCCGAGCACAATCCGCGCGTGAAGGCGGGCGTTGCCTGGTATGGTCGCGTGACTGGCGCGAAGAATGCGATGACGCCTGCCAATCCGCTCGATCTCGTCGCCGACCTGCATGCGCCCGTACTCGGCCTGTATGGGCGCCAGGATCAAAGCATTCCGCAGGACACGCTCGAGCAGATGAAGCAGGCGGTCGCGCAAGGGCCGCAAGCGGGACGCGGCTCGCAGTTCGTCGTTTACGACGACGCAGGTCACGCGTTTTTCGCCGATTACCGTCCGAGCTACAAGAAGGCCGATGCCGAGGATGGCTGGCGTCGCACGCTCGTGTGGTTCAAGCAACATGGGGTTGCCTGA
- a CDS encoding sulfurtransferase, producing MPHTHYTTLISATNLAELLTAAPGSVFVIDCRFDLADTDAGEKAWLAGHLPGAHYLHLDRDLSGPKNGSNGRHPLPDRARLVETLESRGLKQGQQVVAYDAQGGMYAARVWWLLRWLGHDAVALLDGGLQAWEAAGQPLTQAVPPQNTGDFKAAAPLAVTIDSQAVERNLVSKERVVVDARAPDRYRGENETLDRVGGHIPGALNRFFKDNLTADGRFKPAHTLREEFHALLGDTSPEHVVLQCGSGVTACVNSLAMEVAGLHGSALYPGSWSEWSSDPKRPVATGANP from the coding sequence ATGCCCCACACTCATTACACCACCCTGATCTCCGCGACCAATCTTGCCGAGCTGCTCACGGCCGCGCCGGGCAGCGTGTTCGTGATCGACTGCCGGTTCGACCTCGCCGATACCGACGCCGGGGAGAAAGCCTGGCTGGCCGGCCATCTGCCGGGCGCGCACTATCTGCATCTCGATCGCGATCTATCCGGGCCGAAGAACGGCTCGAACGGCCGGCATCCGCTGCCCGATCGCGCGCGGCTCGTCGAAACGCTCGAGTCGCGAGGGCTGAAGCAAGGTCAACAGGTCGTCGCATACGACGCGCAAGGCGGCATGTACGCGGCGCGCGTCTGGTGGCTGTTGCGCTGGCTCGGCCACGACGCGGTCGCGCTGCTCGACGGCGGCCTGCAGGCATGGGAAGCGGCCGGCCAGCCGCTGACGCAGGCCGTGCCCCCCCAGAACACCGGCGACTTCAAGGCGGCCGCGCCGCTCGCGGTGACCATCGATAGCCAGGCGGTCGAGCGCAACCTCGTCTCGAAGGAGCGGGTCGTCGTCGATGCGCGCGCGCCCGATCGCTATCGCGGCGAAAACGAGACGCTCGACCGCGTCGGCGGCCATATCCCGGGCGCGCTGAACCGCTTCTTCAAGGACAACCTGACCGCCGACGGCCGCTTCAAGCCGGCACACACTCTGCGCGAGGAATTCCATGCGCTGCTCGGCGACACGTCGCCGGAGCACGTGGTGCTGCAATGCGGCTCGGGCGTAACCGCCTGCGTGAATTCGCTCGCGATGGAGGTTGCCGGCCTGCATGGCTCGGCGTTGTACCCGGGCTCATGGAGCGAGTGGAGTTCCGATCCGAAACGGCCGGTGGCGACCGGGGCGAACCCCTGA
- a CDS encoding aromatic ring-hydroxylating oxygenase subunit alpha, producing MSNLSNALQLRSVHSQLPVTAYFDEALLTREIDTLFKKGPRYIGHDLMVPEAGDYFALPSEREGRVLVRNQQSQVELLSNVCRHRQAIMLNGRGQTQNIVCPLHRWTYDLKGELLGAPHFADNPCLNLGATPLQNWQGLLFEAQGRNVAKDLARLGTKRHFDFSGFMFDHVEVHECNYNWKTFIEVYLEDYHVAPFHPGLGSFVNCDDLTWEFGDWYSVQTVGVHKALEQPGSPTYRKWHDEVLRFRDGNPPEFGAIWMVYYPGIMIEWYPHVLVVSWLIPRGPQKTTNVVEFYYPEEIALFERDFVEAERAAYMETAREDDEIAERMDAGRLALMERGESQVGPYQSPMEDGMQHFHEFLRRELGTI from the coding sequence ATGTCCAATCTGAGCAATGCATTGCAGTTGCGGTCTGTTCACAGCCAGCTGCCAGTCACGGCTTACTTTGACGAAGCGCTTCTTACGCGCGAAATCGACACCCTTTTCAAGAAAGGTCCTCGCTACATCGGCCACGATCTCATGGTGCCCGAAGCGGGGGATTATTTTGCCTTGCCCAGCGAACGCGAGGGGCGGGTACTCGTCCGTAACCAGCAGTCGCAAGTCGAATTGCTGTCGAACGTGTGCCGCCACCGGCAAGCCATCATGCTCAACGGCCGCGGGCAGACGCAGAACATCGTCTGTCCGCTGCATCGCTGGACGTACGACCTGAAGGGCGAGCTGCTCGGCGCGCCCCATTTTGCCGACAACCCGTGCCTGAATCTCGGCGCCACGCCGCTGCAGAACTGGCAGGGTCTGTTGTTCGAGGCACAAGGTCGCAACGTCGCGAAAGATCTCGCACGCCTCGGCACCAAGCGCCACTTCGACTTCTCGGGCTTCATGTTCGATCACGTGGAAGTCCACGAGTGCAACTACAACTGGAAGACCTTCATCGAGGTCTATCTGGAGGACTATCACGTCGCGCCGTTCCATCCGGGCCTCGGCAGCTTCGTCAATTGCGATGATCTGACGTGGGAGTTCGGCGACTGGTACAGCGTGCAGACGGTCGGCGTGCACAAGGCGCTCGAGCAACCGGGAAGCCCGACGTATCGCAAGTGGCACGATGAAGTGCTGCGCTTTCGCGACGGCAATCCGCCCGAGTTCGGCGCGATCTGGATGGTGTACTACCCGGGCATCATGATCGAGTGGTATCCGCACGTGCTGGTTGTGTCATGGCTGATTCCGCGCGGTCCGCAGAAGACCACCAACGTGGTGGAGTTCTATTACCCCGAGGAAATCGCGCTGTTCGAGCGCGATTTCGTCGAAGCCGAGCGCGCCGCCTATATGGAGACGGCCCGTGAAGACGACGAGATCGCCGAGCGCATGGACGCTGGCCGTCTCGCGCTGATGGAGCGAGGCGAATCGCAGGTCGGTCCGTATCAGAGCCCGATGGAAGACGGCATGCAGCACTTCCACGAGTTTCTGCGGCGCGAACTCGGCACGATCTGA
- a CDS encoding exodeoxyribonuclease VII small subunit: MAKTASNDSAAAPAESGDSAPLPENYEAAQTELEELVARMEGGSLSLEESLAAYRRGAALVAFCQQQLEKVEQQVRVLDGETLKPLPMNTAGTAATESGDDL; this comes from the coding sequence ATGGCGAAGACCGCATCGAACGATTCCGCCGCCGCGCCAGCCGAAAGCGGCGATAGCGCGCCGCTGCCGGAGAATTACGAGGCAGCGCAGACGGAGCTGGAAGAGCTCGTCGCGCGCATGGAAGGCGGCAGCCTGAGCCTCGAGGAATCGCTGGCCGCGTACCGTCGCGGGGCGGCACTTGTCGCATTCTGTCAACAGCAGCTCGAAAAGGTCGAGCAGCAGGTGCGGGTCCTCGATGGTGAGACCCTCAAGCCTCTGCCCATGAATACCGCAGGCACAGCCGCGACTGAGAGCGGGGACGACCTATGA
- a CDS encoding polyprenyl synthetase family protein, with amino-acid sequence MTFEQWTRSVLERVETALENYLPAETTEPAKLHEAMRYAVLGGGKRVRPLLCHAAGELTGARAECLDAAAAALEMIHVYSLVHDDMPCMDDDELRRGKPTVHVKYDEATALLVGDALQSQAFVVLTSDVLGQPQQASLVRELALASGSIGMCGGQAIDLASVGHTLTRSQLETMHRMKTGALLRAAVRMGALAGETPDAQALASLDAYAAAVGLAFQVVDDILDVTTDSATLGKTAGKDAKDGKPTYVSIIGLDASRALAAQLRSDAHAALAPFGARAQRLAELADLVVNRVS; translated from the coding sequence ATGACATTCGAACAATGGACGCGCTCGGTGCTCGAACGTGTCGAAACGGCTCTGGAAAACTATCTGCCGGCCGAGACGACCGAACCCGCCAAGCTGCACGAGGCGATGCGCTATGCGGTGCTCGGTGGCGGCAAGCGGGTGCGGCCGCTCCTGTGCCACGCGGCCGGCGAGCTGACCGGCGCGCGCGCCGAATGCCTCGATGCGGCGGCGGCGGCGCTGGAAATGATCCACGTCTACTCGCTCGTGCACGACGACATGCCCTGCATGGACGACGACGAACTGCGCCGCGGCAAGCCGACGGTCCACGTCAAGTATGACGAAGCGACCGCGCTTTTGGTCGGCGACGCTTTGCAATCGCAGGCATTCGTCGTGCTCACGTCCGACGTATTGGGCCAGCCGCAGCAGGCCTCGCTCGTGCGCGAACTCGCGCTCGCCAGCGGCTCGATCGGCATGTGCGGCGGTCAGGCCATCGATCTGGCGAGCGTCGGTCACACGCTGACCCGCTCGCAGCTCGAGACCATGCATCGCATGAAGACCGGCGCGTTGCTGCGCGCGGCCGTGCGCATGGGCGCACTAGCCGGCGAGACGCCAGACGCGCAGGCTCTGGCTTCGCTCGATGCCTACGCCGCCGCGGTCGGTCTCGCGTTTCAGGTCGTCGACGACATTCTCGACGTCACGACCGACTCCGCAACGCTCGGCAAGACCGCCGGCAAGGACGCGAAGGACGGCAAGCCGACCTACGTGTCGATTATCGGGCTCGACGCGTCGCGCGCGCTCGCGGCGCAACTGCGCAGCGACGCTCACGCCGCGCTTGCACCGTTCGGCGCTCGCGCACAGCGTCTTGCCGAACTGGCCGACCTGGTGGTGAACCGGGTCAGCTGA
- the dxs gene encoding 1-deoxy-D-xylulose-5-phosphate synthase, translated as MYDLLKTIDDPAALRRLDRRQLQPLADELRAFVLDSVSQTGGHLSSNLGTVELTIALHYVFDTPHDRIVWDVGHQTYPHKILTGRRDQMHTLRQLGGISGFPKRDESEYDTFGTAHSSTSISAALGMAIASKLQGDNRMGIAVIGDGAMTAGMAFEAMNNAGVEDDVPLLVILNDNDMSISPPVGALNRHLARLMSGRFYAAARAGVERVLRVAPPVLDLARKLEEHAKGMIVPATLFEEFGFNYIGPIDGHDLDSLIPTLQNIKELRGPQFLHVVTKKGQGYKLAEADPVLYHGPGKFNPAEGIKPAATPSKKTYTQVFGEWLCDAAELDSRVVGITPAMREGSGMVEFEKRFPDRYFDVGIAEQHAVTFAGGLAADGMKPVVAIYSTFLQRAYDQLIHDIALQNLPVVFAIDRAGLVGADGATHAGAYDLAFMRCIPNMTVMAPSDENECRQMLYTALQQSHPTAVRYPRGAGTGVATVKQMAALPLGKGEVRRETSAPAGKRIAILAFGTMVAPSLAAAEQFDATVANMRFVKPLDTELVRKLGETHDAIVTVEEGCIMGGAGSACVEALLASGVMRPVLQLGLPDRFIDHGDPAKLLAACGLDAAGIARSIRERFLASGAVGGQSSVKRVA; from the coding sequence ATGTACGACTTGCTGAAAACCATCGACGACCCGGCAGCCCTGCGCCGCCTCGATCGCCGTCAATTGCAGCCGCTTGCCGACGAGTTGCGCGCCTTTGTGCTCGACAGCGTATCGCAGACGGGCGGCCATCTCTCGTCCAACCTCGGCACGGTCGAGTTGACCATCGCGCTGCATTACGTGTTCGATACGCCGCACGACCGGATCGTCTGGGACGTAGGCCATCAGACCTATCCGCACAAGATCCTGACCGGTCGTCGCGACCAGATGCACACGCTGCGTCAGTTGGGCGGCATCTCGGGCTTCCCGAAACGCGACGAATCGGAATACGACACTTTCGGCACGGCGCACTCGAGCACGTCGATTTCGGCCGCGCTCGGCATGGCGATCGCGAGCAAGCTGCAGGGTGACAACCGCATGGGTATCGCCGTGATCGGCGACGGCGCGATGACGGCCGGCATGGCCTTCGAGGCCATGAACAACGCGGGCGTCGAAGACGACGTGCCGCTGCTCGTGATCCTCAACGACAACGACATGTCGATCTCGCCGCCGGTCGGCGCGCTCAATCGCCATCTTGCGCGTCTGATGTCGGGGCGCTTCTATGCGGCCGCGCGCGCGGGCGTCGAGCGCGTGCTGCGCGTCGCGCCGCCGGTGCTCGATCTCGCGCGCAAGCTCGAGGAGCACGCGAAGGGCATGATCGTGCCGGCCACGCTGTTCGAGGAGTTCGGCTTCAACTACATCGGGCCGATCGACGGTCACGATCTCGATTCGCTGATTCCGACGCTGCAAAACATCAAGGAACTGCGCGGGCCGCAATTCCTGCACGTGGTCACGAAGAAAGGCCAGGGCTACAAGCTGGCCGAGGCCGATCCGGTGCTTTACCACGGCCCGGGCAAGTTCAATCCGGCCGAGGGCATCAAGCCGGCCGCGACGCCGTCGAAGAAGACCTACACGCAGGTGTTCGGCGAATGGCTGTGCGATGCGGCCGAGCTCGACTCGCGCGTGGTCGGCATTACACCGGCGATGCGTGAAGGCTCGGGCATGGTCGAGTTCGAAAAGCGCTTCCCGGATCGTTACTTCGACGTCGGTATCGCCGAGCAGCACGCGGTGACGTTCGCGGGCGGCCTCGCCGCGGACGGCATGAAGCCGGTCGTCGCAATCTATTCGACCTTCCTGCAACGCGCGTATGACCAATTGATTCACGACATCGCGCTGCAAAACCTGCCGGTGGTTTTCGCCATCGATCGCGCGGGTCTCGTCGGTGCGGACGGCGCGACGCATGCGGGCGCGTACGACCTCGCGTTCATGCGTTGTATCCCGAACATGACCGTGATGGCGCCGTCGGACGAAAACGAGTGCCGTCAGATGCTCTACACCGCGTTGCAGCAGTCGCATCCCACCGCTGTGCGCTACCCGCGCGGCGCGGGTACCGGTGTCGCGACCGTCAAGCAGATGGCCGCGTTGCCGCTCGGCAAGGGCGAAGTGCGTCGCGAGACGTCGGCGCCGGCCGGCAAGCGCATCGCGATTCTCGCGTTCGGCACGATGGTCGCGCCGTCGCTCGCAGCGGCCGAGCAATTCGACGCCACCGTGGCGAACATGCGCTTCGTGAAGCCGCTCGACACCGAACTCGTGCGCAAGCTGGGCGAGACGCACGACGCGATCGTCACCGTCGAGGAAGGCTGCATCATGGGTGGCGCGGGTTCGGCCTGCGTCGAAGCCCTGCTCGCAAGTGGGGTTATGCGCCCCGTACTACAATTGGGCCTCCCCGATCGGTTCATCGATCATGGGGACCCGGCCAAGCTGCTCGCCGCGTGTGGTCTCGACGCCGCGGGTATTGCCCGGTCGATCCGCGAACGCTTCCTCGCAAGCGGCGCGGTCGGCGGTCAGTCGTCGGTGAAGCGCGTCGCTTAA